From Pseudomonas hormoni:
CTGCTGCATTTGCGCTGGGGCCAGGGGCTGGTGATTCCGGTGCATGGGCCGGTCGACCCGGAAGGCCTGGCGGACCTCTACAAGCACCCGGGCATTCTTGATTTCAGCGAGCCGTTTGCCCAATTTGAAACCCGACAGTTCGGCACGCTCCGCGTCAAGGCGTTACCCCTGCAACACTCCAAACCGACATTGGGCTACTTATTGGAGGGGGAGGGTCGACGAATCGCTTACCTGACCGACACGGTCGGCCTGCCGCCCGCTACTACGGCACGGTTGCAGGGTGAGTCGCTGGATCTGCTGGTGCTCGACTGCTCGATACCGCCGCAGCCGCAGACACCACGCAATCACAACGATCTGAATCTTGCCCTGCAGTGCATTGAAGAGTTGCAACCGGCGCTGGCGGTCTTGACGCATGTCGGGCATACGCTGGATGCGTGGTTGCTGGAGCACAGCAGCGAGTTGCCGGGGAACGTCAGGGTTGGGTTTGATGGGTGTGTGCTATAGCGCTAAACGGCAAAAAGATCGCAGACTCCTACAGGATCGTGTACGACGATGATCATCGGTGCGCGCGGTGATGTCGGAGATGGCGAGGCCTGCGATCTTTTGATTTTGAGTCAGGGCCTCTTCATATCTCCTTGACCAACAACCCCCGCACATACTCCACAAACGCCCGGGCCTTGGCGCTCGCCATTCGCCCGGTAGGAAACACCGCCCACAGGTCCTGATTCGGCAGCGACCACTCCCTCATCACTTCCCTGACCGCTCCGCTGTCCAGCTCCGGTGCAAACATCCACTGCGACGCCATGGTCAGCCCCTGATGGGCGAGCACCGCTTCGCGCAGGCCTTCAGCGGCGCTGACACGAATCCTGCCGTTGACGATGACGGATTGTTCTTCGGCTGCGTTTTTGAACGGCCAGGTGGCGCCACCGCCCAAGGAGTAGATGACAGCCTGATGCTTGCTCAGATCGGCAGGGCAGTCGGGTTCGCCGTGTTTTTCGAAGTACGTCGGCGTGC
This genomic window contains:
- the phnP gene encoding phosphonate metabolism protein PhnP, producing the protein MRLTLLGTGDARQVPVYGCECQACVRARLDERWRRRPCCALIECGDQRWLIDSGLPDLAERFPPRSFNGILQTHYHADHAQGLLHLRWGQGLVIPVHGPVDPEGLADLYKHPGILDFSEPFAQFETRQFGTLRVKALPLQHSKPTLGYLLEGEGRRIAYLTDTVGLPPATTARLQGESLDLLVLDCSIPPQPQTPRNHNDLNLALQCIEELQPALAVLTHVGHTLDAWLLEHSSELPGNVRVGFDGCVL